The following are encoded together in the Colius striatus isolate bColStr4 chromosome 5, bColStr4.1.hap1, whole genome shotgun sequence genome:
- the WNT9A gene encoding protein Wnt-9a, with protein MLDGHVLLGWLSSCALLGLLACAPRPSAAYFGLTGNEPLTILPLTSEMEEAAVKAHYKVCDRLKLEKKQRRMCRRDPGVAETLMEAISMSALECQYQFRFERWNCTLEGRYRASLLKRGFKETAFLYAISSAGLTHAMAKACSAGRMERCTCDEAPDLENREAWQWGGCGDNLKYSNKFVKEFLGRKPNKDLRARVDFHNNLVGMKVIKAGVETTCKCHGVSGSCTVRTCWRQLSPFHEIGKQLKQKYETSLKVGSTTNEATGEGDISPPKKSTPGHSDQIPRTTDLVYIDDSPSFCMMSRYSPGTSGRKCYKDKNCDSICCGRGHNTQSRVVTRPCQCQVRWCCYVECKQCTQREEVYTCKD; from the exons GCTGACGGGGAATGAACCCCTGACCATCCTCCCTCTGACCTCAGAAATGGAGGAAGCTGCCGTCAAAGCCCACTACAAAGTCTGTGACCgcctgaagctggagaagaagcAGCGCAGGATGTGCCGGCGGGACCCCGGCGTGGCTGAGACCCTGATGGAAGCCATCAGCATGAGTGCACTGGAGTGCCAGTACCAGTTTCGCTTCGAGCGCTGGAACTGCACCCTCGAGGGTCGCTACAGGGCCAGCTTGCTCAAGAGAG GTTTTAAGGAGACAGCGTTTTTGTACGCGATATCCTCGGCGGGGCTGACACACGCCATGGCCAAGGCGTGCAGCGCGGGCCGGATGGAGCGTTGCACCTGCGACGAGGCCCCCGACCTGGAGAACCGTGAGGCTTGGCAGTGGGGTGGCTGTGGGGACAACCTCAAGTACAGCAACAAGTTTGTCAAGGAGTTCCTGGGGAGGAAACCCAACAAGGACCTACGAGCCAGAGTAGACTTCCATAACAACCTCGTGGGCATGAAG gTCATCAAAGCCGGAGTGGAGACAACCTGTAAGTGCCACGGGGTGTCTGGATCCTGTACTGTCCGCACATGCTGGAGGCAGCTCTCTCCATTCCACGAAATAGGGAAGCAGCTGAAGCAGAAGTACGAGACGTCGCTCAAAGTGGGCAGCACCACCAACGAGGCCACGGGGGAAGGAGACATCTCCCCACCCAAGAAGTCAACCCCTGGTCACAGCGATCAGATCCCAAGGACTACGGATCTCGTCTACATTGACGATTCCCCGAGCTTCTGTATGATGAGTAGGTACTCGCCTGGGACCTCGGGAAGGAAATGTTACAAGGACAAGAACTGCGACAGCATCTGCTGCGGCCGAGGGCACAACACGCAGAGCCGGGTGGTCACCCGGCCGTGCCAGTGCCAGGTCCGTTGGTGCTGCTACGTGGAGTGCAAGCAGTGCACCCAGAGAGAAGAGGTTTACACCTGCAAAGACTGA